Proteins found in one Pararge aegeria chromosome 12, ilParAegt1.1, whole genome shotgun sequence genomic segment:
- the LOC120628204 gene encoding protein ALP1-like, which translates to MEQHVAEHVPQQLRGMCRHTCRGTFRRPHFSVFIEMSPEEVVAISAAYIVIISSVLKRKRKRRWWMRNFLLQRDRRVNILSDLRMSDGSFVNFTRMSSSDFEILLQMIAPSIAKQDTILRNAISPHIRLAITLRYLSTGDSYASLSYTFRVSKQLIRKIVPEVCKELIKKLKIFVKVPATPNEWKTKAKSFENIWNFPHCVGSIDGKHVLIQAPSNSGSDYFNYKEQFSIVLLGIVDANYNFIYANCGAKGKSSDSGVFQETAFYKALADNQLNWPTPDPIRQDGPNMPYVLVGDSAFALTENMMKPYPGNHDVGTTRRIFNYRLSRARRIVENVFGILGVVFRIFRTPITILPFNAEVVVMACVYLHNFLRRNSQSRSLYNPHGTFDSENVDHDILEGSWRRETGSVNMSNLNAMGRRYPESAMEIRNKFAEYFMSEEGRVPWQNNF; encoded by the exons ATGGAGCAACATGTTGCGGAACATGTTCCTCAACAACTACGTGGAATGTGCCGACATACATGTCGCGGAACATTTCGTCGACCACACTTCTCAGTGTTTATAGAAATGTCGCCCGAGGAGGTTGTGGCTATTAGTGCTGCGTACATAGTAATTATATCGAGTGTGTTGAAACGTAAGAGAAAGAGAAGGTGGTGGATGCGGAATTTCTTATTACAACGAGATAGAAgagttaatattttaagtgatCTCCGAATGTCTGACGGATCGTTTGTGAATTTTACTCGCATGTCATCAtctgattttgaaattttattgcaaatgatCGCACCTTCCATAGCCAAACAGGATACAATATTACGGAACGCTATTAGTCCTCATATCAGACTAGCCATTACATTGAGGTACTTGTCGACTGGAGATTCTTATGCTTCTTTGTCGTACACTTTTCGAGTGTCAAAACAACTAATACGTAAAATAGTACCAGAAGTTTGTAAAGaactgataaaaaaattgaagataTTTGTAAAG GTCCCAGCTACTCCAAATGAATGGAAAACCAAGGCTAAAAGCTTTGAAAATATATGGAATTTTCCGCATTGCGTTGGATCTATAGACGGTAAACACGTTTTAATCCAAGCTCCTTCGAATTCGGGAAGTGACTATTTTAACTATAAGGAACAATTTAGTATTGTCCTATTGGGTATTGTCGAtgcaaattacaattttatctaTGCAAATTGTGGTGCTAAAGGAAAATCTTCTGACAGTGGAGTATTCCAAGAGACTGCTTTTTATAAAGCTTTAGCTGATAACCAACTCAACTGGCCAACTCCAGACCCAATACGACAAGATGGGCCGAATATGCCTTACGTACTTGTAGGAGACAGCGCCTTTGCACTGACAGAAAACATGATGAAGCCATATCCCGGTAATCATGACGTGGGTACAACAAGACGCATTTTCAACTATCGATTGTCAAGAGCTAGAAGAATTGTCGAAAATGTGTTCGGTATCTTAGGTGTTGTATTTCGTATATTCCGAACTCCCATAACCATCCTACCCTTTAATGCTGAAGTTGTTGTAATGGCGTGCGTATACCTCCATAATTTTTTAAGGCGAAATAGTCAATCGAGATCACTGTACAACCCACATGGGACTTTTGATTCTGAAAATGTGGATCACGATATTTTAGAAGGATCTTGGCGCAGAGAAACTGGCTCTGTTAATATGTCGAATTTAAATGCTATGGGAAGACGCTACCCTGAATCTGCAATGgaaataagaaacaaatttgCTGAATATTTCATGAGTGAAGAAGGACGTGTTCCCTGgcagaataatttttaa